In Nitrospira sp., one genomic interval encodes:
- a CDS encoding response regulator translates to MNRLLVIDDDRLHCDLLQLALVRYGYQVTTAIRGADGVALFRQHHPVVTLLDLRMPEMDGLTVLREIRALDPCAGVILLGGGATEEEENRARELQVTEFFRKGLSLDVLIAMVQRVAQRAGMETKSMTGSSIDEMGQANSERILVVDDDVMARDLLVRFLSLRGYDVRGAYDGREALRLINESPPDLIILDLAMPEVNGVEVLRHLSESGYSGGTIILSGHQSDALLADAWALGPHEVLDKPLDLERALMTIQLVMVCREC, encoded by the coding sequence ATGAATCGGTTGCTGGTAATCGACGATGATCGACTGCACTGCGACCTTTTGCAGTTGGCATTGGTTCGATACGGTTATCAGGTGACGACGGCGATCCGTGGCGCGGACGGGGTTGCCCTATTCCGGCAGCATCATCCGGTCGTCACTCTCCTCGACTTACGAATGCCGGAGATGGATGGATTGACTGTGCTGCGGGAGATCCGCGCACTCGATCCTTGTGCCGGGGTGATCCTCCTAGGAGGAGGTGCGACCGAGGAGGAGGAGAATCGCGCGCGTGAGTTGCAGGTCACCGAGTTTTTTCGGAAAGGGCTTTCCCTGGATGTGCTCATTGCGATGGTGCAGCGAGTCGCGCAACGAGCCGGGATGGAGACGAAGTCGATGACTGGTTCATCGATCGACGAGATGGGACAAGCCAACTCTGAGCGCATTTTGGTGGTTGACGACGATGTCATGGCGAGAGATCTCTTGGTACGTTTCCTCTCGCTAAGGGGATATGACGTTCGTGGGGCTTATGATGGGCGAGAGGCGTTGCGCTTGATCAACGAGTCGCCCCCCGACTTGATCATTCTGGATCTGGCCATGCCGGAAGTGAATGGGGTTGAAGTGTTGCGCCATCTTTCAGAGAGCGGATATTCCGGCGGAACGATCATCCTGAGTGGCCATCAGAGCGACGCGTTACTTGCGGACGCCTGGGCGTTGGGGCCCCACGAGGTATTAGACAAACCGCTGGACCTGGAACGGGCTCTGATGACCATCCAGCTTGTGATGGTCTGTCGGGAGTGCTAA
- the ybeY gene encoding rRNA maturation RNase YbeY: MRKLACHVLEGVGEPQALLSLEIVGDDRMRRLNRMFRRRDKTTDVLAFASREAPGPPTRLLGDVVISLPQAIRQARRHQHGCDREFALLLIHGILHLCGYDHERSQAEARRMARRERDLLRRISPIPPLITKRVEKMPNPGKTPMDSGDRGRG, translated from the coding sequence CTGCGGAAGCTTGCGTGTCACGTGTTGGAGGGAGTCGGTGAACCCCAGGCTCTGCTGAGTCTGGAGATTGTCGGCGACGATCGAATGCGGCGACTGAATCGGATGTTTCGACGTCGTGATAAGACGACGGATGTTCTGGCCTTCGCCAGCCGGGAAGCGCCGGGCCCTCCTACGAGGTTGCTCGGCGACGTGGTGATCTCGCTCCCGCAGGCGATCCGGCAAGCCAGACGCCATCAGCATGGCTGTGATCGCGAGTTCGCCCTGCTTCTGATTCACGGTATTCTGCATCTGTGTGGCTATGACCATGAGCGGAGCCAGGCAGAGGCACGACGAATGGCTCGGCGCGAACGGGATCTCCTCAGGCGGATCAGTCCGATTCCGCCACTGATTACGAAGAGGGTCGAAAAGATGCCCAATCCAGGTAAGACACCTATGGATTCGGGCGATAGGGGAAGAGGTTAA
- the ftsY gene encoding signal recognition particle-docking protein FtsY gives MGEEVKVGWFQKLSAGLSKTRDAVTGQLDRLLGRAADPALLDELEAALIGADLGMPAVGRIMDQLRTQMRGGNFSSADRVKELLRQSLLDILLPIQSSSLEHMVAHGPRPFVILAVGVNGVGKTTTVAKLTQRFRRQGKTPLLVAADTFRAAAIDQLQVWADRVQVDLIRHRPGADPAAVAYDGMTAAKARGSDVVLIDTAGRLHTKTNLMDELRKIKRVVAQECSGAPHEVLLVLDATVGQNALAQAKQFHEAVGVTGIALTKLDGTARGGIVVAIAEALKLPVRLIGVGESVEDLQDFNAKAFVDALF, from the coding sequence ATAGGGGAAGAGGTTAAGGTGGGGTGGTTTCAGAAACTTAGTGCAGGGTTGTCAAAAACACGTGATGCGGTGACCGGTCAGTTGGATCGGTTGCTGGGGCGGGCGGCTGATCCAGCGTTGCTCGATGAGCTTGAGGCGGCCTTGATCGGCGCGGATCTTGGAATGCCGGCGGTCGGCCGAATTATGGACCAACTCCGCACACAGATGCGTGGTGGAAACTTTTCTTCTGCCGACCGGGTCAAAGAGTTATTGCGACAGTCTCTGTTAGACATTCTCCTTCCAATCCAATCCTCCTCGCTCGAGCATATGGTAGCCCATGGGCCTCGACCTTTTGTGATTCTGGCAGTCGGCGTAAATGGCGTTGGAAAGACGACCACTGTGGCAAAGCTGACTCAGCGTTTTCGCCGGCAGGGGAAAACCCCGCTTCTCGTTGCGGCCGATACGTTCAGAGCCGCGGCTATCGATCAACTTCAAGTGTGGGCTGACCGTGTTCAGGTGGATCTGATCCGCCATAGACCGGGGGCGGACCCCGCCGCCGTGGCCTATGATGGGATGACGGCAGCCAAGGCGCGCGGCTCGGACGTGGTACTTATTGATACTGCGGGACGACTCCATACCAAAACCAACCTGATGGATGAACTGCGCAAGATCAAACGAGTCGTCGCGCAGGAGTGCTCGGGGGCGCCTCATGAGGTGCTGCTGGTGCTGGATGCGACCGTCGGGCAAAATGCTCTTGCGCAGGCCAAACAGTTTCATGAAGCCGTGGGTGTGACTGGAATTGCCTTGACGAAATTGGACGGCACCGCCCGTGGCGGCATCGTAGTGGCTATTGCTGAAGCCTTGAAGCTGCCAGTTCGATTGATAGGGGTCGGAGAATCGGTCGAAGACCTTCAGGATTTCAACGCGAAAGCCTTCGTCGACGCCTTATTCTGA
- a CDS encoding PhoH family protein, producing MRKIKLPEDTNTAVLFGHHDRHLKLIEEEFGVRLSARGEEVTSEGPIAEVKQAERLLHELAGLVNEGYDLKPDDITHALTAVRHNQDVPLKDILASSSPIVTRKRYIAPKTPTQKKYIDAIEKHDIVIGIGPAGTGKTYLAMAMAVNALLRKDVNRIILARPAVEAGEKLGYLPGDMYAKVNPYLRPLYDALFDMMDMERANRLIERGDIEIAPLAFMRGRTLNDSFVILDEAQNATAEQMKMFLTRLGFHSKAVVTGDITQIDLPSDRASGLIEVREILKGIPGIEFVYFNERDVVRHRLVQEIIKAYDRHEAGQPPSSQARTHESPFRGHRSSPKSVRPSSTGSIGQSH from the coding sequence GTGCGCAAGATCAAATTACCTGAAGATACCAACACGGCTGTTCTCTTTGGGCACCATGATCGCCACCTCAAGCTCATTGAGGAAGAGTTCGGGGTGCGGCTGTCGGCTCGCGGCGAGGAAGTGACTTCAGAAGGGCCCATTGCCGAGGTAAAGCAAGCGGAACGCCTGCTTCACGAACTTGCTGGACTGGTTAACGAAGGTTACGACCTCAAGCCGGATGATATAACCCACGCCCTGACGGCTGTCCGCCACAATCAAGACGTTCCGCTCAAGGACATCCTCGCGAGTTCTTCTCCCATCGTCACAAGAAAACGGTACATTGCGCCCAAGACTCCGACGCAGAAAAAGTATATCGATGCAATTGAAAAGCACGATATCGTGATCGGAATTGGTCCAGCCGGAACAGGGAAGACGTATCTGGCGATGGCGATGGCGGTCAATGCGTTGCTGAGAAAGGATGTGAATCGCATCATTCTCGCCCGCCCGGCTGTGGAAGCAGGAGAGAAGCTGGGTTATCTGCCTGGCGATATGTACGCCAAGGTTAATCCGTACCTCCGGCCTCTCTACGATGCCTTGTTCGATATGATGGATATGGAACGAGCCAACCGTTTGATCGAGCGAGGAGATATTGAAATTGCACCGCTTGCGTTTATGAGAGGACGTACCCTGAACGATTCCTTTGTGATTTTGGATGAAGCACAGAATGCGACCGCCGAGCAAATGAAGATGTTCCTCACCCGGTTGGGATTTCACTCAAAAGCTGTCGTGACCGGAGACATTACGCAGATTGACCTGCCGTCGGACCGAGCGTCCGGGCTTATCGAAGTAAGAGAGATTCTCAAGGGTATTCCCGGCATCGAGTTTGTGTACTTCAACGAGCGAGATGTCGTGCGTCACCGCCTCGTTCAAGAGATCATCAAGGCATATGATCGGCATGAGGCGGGTCAGCCGCCCTCCTCCCAGGCGCGCACTCATGAGTCTCCCTTCCGTGGGCATCGGTCCTCTCCTAAGAGTGTCCGTCCTTCCTCGACAGGCTCAATAGGCCAGTCTCATTAA